One Gadus morhua chromosome 23, gadMor3.0, whole genome shotgun sequence DNA segment encodes these proteins:
- the gpr141 gene encoding probable G-protein coupled receptor 141 → MPSAEYHNILKHPRAMNVTPLQSHDSACGNNTGQNHEVYNKVLLSIYTVVLLSGITCLVLTMRVLKFASHSLTTIAVLNLVFAHFLFLVTLPFRIYYYAVGQWTLGDGLCKAVSSMIHVHLYMSFVCYVVILVTRLLLFHKRANQVEFHRRTHALIGSLAIWVVVVVVLPCVISFTYGNKNTTNETCFDFGKDIKDGAMALNYVSGSVIIGVSVVLTGLQAHVLLVLYREHGRTCFGQQVFAAQLKSLCFALVMMVCFVPYHMFRMYYISHLTCQHINEVFLSLTTLNCLDMLTFLGKGTWLWCYK, encoded by the exons ATGCCATCGGCTGAATATCACAACATCCTTAAACATCCACGCG CCATGAATGTCACGCCGTTGCAGAGCCATGACTCTGCCTGCGGCAACAACACCGGCCAAAACCACGAAGTGTACAACAAGGTGCTGCTCTCCATCTACACGGTGGTGCTGCTCAGCGGCATCACGTGCCTGGTTCTGACGATGCGCGTCCTGAAGTTCGCCAGCCACTCGCTGACCACCATCGCCGTGCTCAACCTCGTCTTCGCCCATTTCCTCTTTCTGGTCACCCTGCCCTTCCGCATCTACTACTACGCAGTGGGCCAGTGGACCCTGGGCGACGGCCTGTGCAAGGCCGTCAGCAGCATGATCCACGTCCACCTCTACATGTCCTTCGTCTGCTACGTGGTCATCCTGGTCACGCGGCTCCTGCTCTTCCACAAGCGGGCCAACCAGGTGGAGTTCCACCGGCGGACGCACGCGCTCATTGGCAGCCTGGCcatctgggtggtggtggtggtggtcctgCCCTGCGTCATCTCCTTCACCTACGGCAACAAGAACACCACCAATGAGACGTGCTTCGATTTCGGCAAAGATATCAAGGATGGCGCCATGGCCCTCAACTATGTGAGCGGCTCGGTGATCATCGGCGTGTCCGTGGTACTGACCGGCCTGCAGGCTCACGTGCTGCTAGTGCTCTACCGGGAGCACGGGCGCACCTGCTTCGGCCAGCAGGTGTTTGCCGCGCAGCTGAAGAGCCTGTGTTTCGCCCTGGTTATGATGGTGTGTTTCGTGCCCTACCACATGTTCCGGATGTATTACATCTCCCACCTGACATGCCAGCACATCAACGAGGTGTTCCTGAGCCTCACCACGCTCAACTGCCTGGACATGCTCACCTTCCTGGGGAAGGGCACGTGGTTGTGGTGCTATAAGTGA